From the genome of Lysobacterales bacterium, one region includes:
- a CDS encoding type II toxin-antitoxin system HicA family toxin — MPPELPVVSGEELARALQNLGFARLRQSGSHVILRSGSTGRVVPLQDLG, encoded by the coding sequence GTGCCGCCTGAGCTTCCCGTCGTTTCGGGGGAGGAGCTGGCAAGGGCACTGCAGAACCTGGGATTCGCTAGGCTCAGGCAGAGTGGCAGCCACGTCATTCTGCGCAGCGGATCAACTGGCCGCGTCGTGCCGCTTCAAGATCTCGGTTAA
- a CDS encoding winged helix-turn-helix transcriptional regulator, with translation MRRLLLLLDGDVQQIYDDAGENFRPRFYPFLIELAHGKALCIGDLAAIAQVSQPAATQTIREMATAGWVKVRTGTDRRSREVEISAAGRALVGRIAPTWRAVAEAAAALDRELPVSLYQAVDAACAALERKPFRARIEEQR, from the coding sequence TTGCGCCGCCTGCTGCTGTTGCTCGACGGCGACGTCCAGCAGATCTACGACGACGCCGGAGAGAACTTCAGGCCGCGGTTCTATCCCTTCCTGATCGAGCTCGCACACGGCAAGGCCCTGTGCATCGGCGACCTGGCTGCGATCGCCCAGGTCTCCCAACCCGCGGCCACCCAGACCATCCGGGAAATGGCCACGGCCGGGTGGGTGAAGGTCAGGACTGGCACTGACCGGCGTTCGCGTGAGGTTGAGATCAGTGCCGCGGGGCGGGCCCTGGTCGGACGCATTGCACCGACCTGGCGGGCCGTCGCCGAAGCAGCGGCCGCACTCGACCGGGAGCTGCCCGTGTCCCTGTATCAGGCGGTCGATGCCGCCTGCGCAGCGCTGGAACGAAAGCCCTTCCGTGCACGTATCGAGGAACAACGATGA
- a CDS encoding LysR family transcriptional regulator codes for MELPDVSLDRLRVFLTVMSTGGFTLAARRLRVGKSAVSQQIAKLEAELGHPLFTRTTRHVVPTEAAARLNDVCMPLLRDLETAIGSMGSSGLSGNLRVTAPSDYANIVLCRALAEFSSLHSQLRIELIADSKPLDLVEQGLDLGIRLGWPRDSTLRAIKVGDFGLTVVAAPSYLAKWGPPRHPGDLAGRDFIALSVLRQPLVWNFSNLVGETHRVRVLARFSVNTVECMLGFARCGLGISIATDFSVGSDLKQGSLVQVLSEWNLPRAGIYLTWPNTRVESPKVRTLINFLRGWFKQNGAAIDQRWLSIGGERG; via the coding sequence ATGGAACTGCCCGACGTCTCGCTGGATCGTCTGAGAGTCTTCCTAACCGTCATGAGTACCGGAGGGTTCACTCTCGCCGCACGGCGACTGCGCGTTGGAAAGAGCGCCGTCAGTCAGCAAATCGCAAAGTTGGAAGCTGAGTTAGGCCATCCTCTGTTCACGCGCACTACCCGCCACGTTGTTCCGACCGAGGCGGCCGCCAGACTCAACGATGTGTGCATGCCGCTGTTGCGCGATCTGGAAACAGCGATTGGATCGATGGGGAGTTCAGGGCTTTCGGGCAACCTTCGGGTCACCGCCCCGTCCGACTATGCAAACATCGTCCTGTGTCGTGCCTTGGCTGAGTTCTCTTCACTGCATTCGCAATTGCGTATCGAGCTGATTGCTGACAGCAAGCCACTTGACCTGGTCGAGCAAGGGCTGGACCTAGGCATACGCCTGGGCTGGCCACGGGATTCAACACTTCGCGCAATCAAGGTGGGCGATTTCGGCCTGACCGTCGTCGCAGCACCCTCATATCTGGCAAAGTGGGGGCCACCCAGGCATCCAGGTGATCTCGCAGGGCGCGATTTCATAGCTCTGAGTGTGTTGCGACAACCGCTTGTTTGGAACTTCTCCAACTTGGTGGGCGAAACTCACAGGGTGCGCGTGCTTGCGCGCTTCAGCGTCAATACGGTTGAGTGCATGCTCGGGTTTGCCCGTTGCGGTCTGGGTATTTCCATCGCAACGGACTTCTCTGTGGGAAGTGACCTGAAGCAGGGTTCCCTTGTGCAGGTGCTATCGGAGTGGAACCTGCCTCGTGCAGGTATCTATCTCACCTGGCCGAACACTCGCGTGGAGTCTCCGAAGGTCCGGACTCTGATCAACTTCCTGCGCGGCTGGTTCAAGCAGAACGGGGCGGCAATCGACCAGCGCTGGCTGAGCATAGGTGGAGAACGTGGGTGA